In Gammaproteobacteria bacterium, the sequence GTTTATAAAGTGGATCTGCAAGTGGCGGATATGGATCGCAACTGTTATGGCGATTACGCTTTGACGGTGGCGCAGCATCCATCGGAAACGCTGCAACGGATGATGTTGCGGATTTTGGTCTTTGCTCTGCACGCCGATGAGCAACTGTCGTTTACCAAGGGTTTGAGCAGCACCGAGGAGCCGGATCTGTGGAATCGTCATTTGCACGGCGGCATTGCCGAGTGGATTGAGTTGGGGCAACCCGATGAAAAACGTTTGCGTAAAGCGGCGGGGCTGGCTGATCAAGTGACTTTGTATTGTTACAGCGGCAGCAGCGCGGAGATTTGGTGGAAGCCGATGCAGAGCAAAGCGGCGAAATTAAATAACCTCAAGGTGGTGAACATTGCAGCGGAAACGGTGGCCGAACTGGCGCGGTTGGCGGATAAAAACATGCCGCTGCAATGCACCATTCAAGATGGAACGATTTGGTTGGGTAACGGTGAGGTGACGGTGGAGGTGGTACCGCAGGTTTGGCAAGCGGTGGATGATTGATCTTTATTGGATGAAAGTCTTGGTGGGTGTTGTGGTGTATACCGAACGCTGCGGAGATGTAATTCGTCTTATCTCCGCTCGTAAAGCAACCAAAAATGAGGTGCGTCGTTATGAAAAAAGTCTCTAAAACTGATTGGGAAAAATTGGCAGATATGGATGATAAGGCCATTGATACCAGTGACATTGCAGAGTTGGATGATGCTTTTTTTCGCCATGCAGAAATAACAACACCCAAAAAGAAGCCCGTGACGTTGAGATTGGACAGCGACGTGTTGCTTTGGTTTAAATCACAAGGGCAAGGGTATCAAACACGGATTAATACGTTATTGAGGCGTTATATGGAGAGCCATCAATCGCGTTGATGGTTCGGTGTAAACGGTTTTAAGCCCTAGAAATAAACCCACCGGTGGCCGTATTGATTTTAATCTGCGCGCCCGCTTCCAGATATTCAGGTACCTGAATTTCCAAGCCGCTGCTCATTTTAGCCGGTTTGGTACGCCCTGTGGCCGATGCGCCTTTGATGCTCGGGTCGGTTTCGATGATCTCCATTACCACGCTGGGCGGCAGTTCGATGGCTAAAATAGCGCCGTCCATAATCAGCGCCACAATGCCTTCTAAACCCACGCTTAGGTATTCAATTTGGCCTTCAAGATCAGCCGCGCTGAGGCTGTGTTGGCTGAAATCGTCCATATTCATAAAGGTGTAGTGTTCACCGTCAAGGTAGGAATACTGCACGTTCAGCCGCTGGCAATCGGCATCCTTGAGCATCTCATCGCTTTTATAAGACTCATCCCGTTTTTGACCTGTTTTGAGATTGGTAAAACGGACTTTATACAGTGTCGATGCACCACGAGAAGAGGGGCTTTTGGCTTCCAACTGTTTGACCGCATGGGGTACACCGTTGATCTCCACGACCATGCCTTTTTTTAGATCACCTGCTTTTGGCATTGCTGCTTTTCTCCTGAAACAAGGGGGGTAAATTATGGTTTTTATGGATTCAGTTTTACGATGGCTTTGAACAGGTTGGCTTCTCGGTCATCAATAAACTCAATGTGTTGATAGGCTTTCAAGGCTCTGATAATACCGCTGCCAAGGCCACGGTAGGGCAGTATTTTGGTGGCAAATGAAGCTAGAATAGGGTTTCTTATATTAGAATTG encodes:
- a CDS encoding YaeQ family protein, giving the protein MALKATVYKVDLQVADMDRNCYGDYALTVAQHPSETLQRMMLRILVFALHADEQLSFTKGLSSTEEPDLWNRHLHGGIAEWIELGQPDEKRLRKAAGLADQVTLYCYSGSSAEIWWKPMQSKAAKLNNLKVVNIAAETVAELARLADKNMPLQCTIQDGTIWLGNGEVTVEVVPQVWQAVDD
- a CDS encoding BrnA antitoxin family protein — encoded protein: MKKVSKTDWEKLADMDDKAIDTSDIAELDDAFFRHAEITTPKKKPVTLRLDSDVLLWFKSQGQGYQTRINTLLRRYMESHQSR
- the yeiP gene encoding elongation factor P-like protein YeiP, which translates into the protein MPKAGDLKKGMVVEINGVPHAVKQLEAKSPSSRGASTLYKVRFTNLKTGQKRDESYKSDEMLKDADCQRLNVQYSYLDGEHYTFMNMDDFSQHSLSAADLEGQIEYLSVGLEGIVALIMDGAILAIELPPSVVMEIIETDPSIKGASATGRTKPAKMSSGLEIQVPEYLEAGAQIKINTATGGFISRA